The following proteins come from a genomic window of Bradyrhizobium paxllaeri:
- a CDS encoding O-acetylhomoserine aminocarboxypropyltransferase codes for MPAPKPPAFETLSLHAGQRPDPATGARAVPVYQTTSYVFQDSDHAAALFNLERAGHIYTRISNPTTAVLEERLAALEAGVGAICTASGMAALHLAIATILNAGDHIVASSSLYGGTINLLAHTLPRFGITTTFVKPRALDEFRAAIKPNTRLIIGETIGNPGMEVLDIPEVAQIAHDAKIPLLIDNTFATPFLSRPIELGADIVMNSATKWIGGHGIAIGGVIVDGGHFDWHASGKFPQLTEPYAGYHGIVFDEQFGQAAFIMRARTEGLRDFGACLSPTNAFQLLQGVETLGVRMERHMSNTLAVLEALTANKAVDWVLHPALENHPDHQLAKRLLPRGAGSIVSFGIKGGRAAGKKFIESLRMISHLANVGDAKTLVIHPASTTHQQMDADQLKAAGIGEELVRLSVGIETVSDIIDDLGQALRASQKV; via the coding sequence ATGCCCGCACCCAAGCCGCCTGCCTTTGAAACCCTGAGCCTGCATGCCGGCCAGCGCCCGGACCCCGCAACCGGCGCCCGCGCCGTTCCGGTCTACCAGACCACGTCCTACGTGTTCCAGGATTCCGACCACGCCGCGGCGCTGTTCAACCTGGAGCGCGCCGGCCACATCTATACCCGCATCTCCAATCCGACGACCGCCGTCCTCGAAGAGCGGTTGGCCGCGCTGGAAGCCGGCGTCGGCGCGATCTGCACGGCGAGCGGCATGGCCGCGCTGCATCTGGCGATCGCAACCATCCTCAACGCCGGCGACCACATCGTCGCCTCCTCCTCGCTCTATGGCGGCACGATCAATCTCTTGGCGCACACGCTGCCGCGCTTCGGCATCACGACCACCTTCGTCAAGCCACGCGCGCTCGACGAATTTCGTGCCGCGATCAAGCCGAACACGCGGCTCATCATCGGCGAGACCATCGGCAATCCCGGGATGGAAGTCCTCGACATTCCGGAAGTCGCGCAGATCGCGCATGACGCCAAGATTCCGCTTCTGATCGACAACACCTTTGCGACGCCCTTCCTCAGCCGCCCGATCGAACTCGGCGCCGATATCGTGATGAACTCGGCGACCAAATGGATCGGCGGCCACGGCATCGCGATCGGCGGCGTCATCGTCGATGGCGGGCACTTCGACTGGCATGCTTCCGGCAAGTTTCCGCAGCTCACCGAGCCCTATGCCGGCTATCATGGCATCGTTTTCGACGAGCAGTTCGGACAGGCGGCCTTCATCATGCGCGCCCGTACCGAGGGCCTGCGCGACTTCGGCGCCTGCCTGTCGCCGACCAATGCGTTCCAACTGCTGCAGGGCGTGGAGACTCTGGGCGTGCGCATGGAGCGCCACATGAGCAACACGCTTGCGGTGCTGGAAGCGCTGACCGCCAACAAGGCGGTCGACTGGGTGCTGCATCCGGCGCTGGAGAATCATCCCGACCATCAGCTCGCGAAGCGGCTGTTGCCACGCGGCGCGGGCTCGATCGTCTCTTTCGGCATCAAGGGCGGCCGGGCGGCGGGCAAGAAATTCATCGAGTCGCTCAGGATGATCAGCCACCTCGCCAATGTCGGCGACGCCAAGACACTGGTGATCCATCCCGCCAGCACCACGCATCAACAGATGGATGCAGACCAGCTCAAGGCTGCAGGAATCGGCGAGGAGCTGGTGCGGCTGTCGGTCGGCATCGAAACCGTGTCCGACATCATCGACGATCTCGGCCAGGCGCTCCGCGCATCGCAGAAGGTTTGA